In the Ensifer adhaerens genome, one interval contains:
- a CDS encoding DUF2218 domain-containing protein, with translation MQEATTHFATEDGQKYLTQLCKHFAHKIDVEQAGDHAELRFSCGTGYLQATVDGLSIRARSSDDDNLADTKSVIESHLLRFAFREEPGPLHWQATG, from the coding sequence ATGCAAGAAGCGACCACCCATTTTGCGACGGAAGATGGCCAGAAATACCTGACGCAGCTCTGCAAGCATTTCGCCCACAAGATCGACGTCGAACAGGCGGGCGACCACGCCGAGCTCCGGTTTTCCTGCGGGACCGGCTATCTCCAGGCAACAGTGGATGGTCTGAGCATTCGCGCCCGCTCGTCCGACGATGACAATCTCGCCGATACGAAATCAGTCATTGAAAGCCATCTTCTGCGCTTCGCCTTCCGCGAAGAGCCCGGGCCGCTCCACTGGCAAGCTACCGGCTGA
- a CDS encoding IucA/IucC family protein gives MQSSRQIAEIATFQSFANCYLREVNPGIRVIHRAGGGAFDCVEWSLPRQHMILRAEVTSPSLCGPHHFGRVWGRGISDATWRQIERISALHILIHECYCQVDDAHADALRGFELELLMRVLESYQQTALYIDKAQPESEVGGHFIEAEQSLVFGHWQHPTPKSRQGMTYWQQESYAPELRGQFKLHYFAAKTDCVRHASARSTAAPEIVRSLIPEATALGTDEHLLPMHPLQSEALLLDPDIQALIGEGRLRHLGPAGPTFTATSSVRTVYGVDADWMLKFSLPVRITNSVRLNRRQELEAGVAMAKLIDRIGFAERSRNFRIIQDPAYITLDLPDRSESGFEVILRENPFAGGKGRGIVTVAALTADPLPGRASRLEWLVRTLAARIGETLADAALLWFRHYLDCAVEPLVRLYDDYGIALEAHQQNSLLDVGNGYPLASYYRDNQGFYLSERYRSLIVSHVPETQTIASLYFADSEIRDRFAYYLIVNQAFSVVSRMGHDGLCDEGLLLRELRLHLERYAARMTGAGRDFARHVLDLPTIASKANLTTRLYDVDELQSNNAPTLYRPVPNPLRLPAVLTLPRIDHAIAS, from the coding sequence ATGCAATCGTCTAGGCAGATCGCTGAAATCGCCACCTTTCAAAGTTTCGCAAACTGCTACCTGCGCGAAGTGAACCCGGGCATTCGGGTCATTCATCGAGCCGGCGGCGGCGCCTTCGACTGTGTCGAGTGGTCGCTGCCGCGGCAGCACATGATCCTGCGCGCCGAGGTGACGTCGCCGTCGCTCTGCGGTCCGCATCACTTCGGCAGGGTCTGGGGCAGGGGCATTTCCGATGCCACCTGGCGCCAGATCGAGCGGATATCGGCGCTGCACATTCTCATCCACGAATGCTACTGCCAGGTCGATGACGCGCACGCCGATGCCCTGCGTGGCTTCGAGCTCGAGCTTCTGATGCGGGTGCTTGAAAGCTATCAGCAGACGGCACTCTACATCGACAAGGCGCAGCCAGAGTCGGAAGTCGGCGGCCATTTCATCGAGGCGGAGCAATCCCTCGTCTTCGGCCACTGGCAGCATCCGACGCCGAAAAGCCGGCAGGGCATGACTTACTGGCAGCAGGAGTCTTATGCGCCGGAACTGCGAGGCCAGTTCAAGCTGCACTATTTTGCCGCCAAGACGGATTGCGTGCGACACGCCTCCGCCCGCTCGACAGCGGCTCCTGAGATTGTCCGTTCGCTAATCCCAGAGGCGACCGCGCTCGGGACCGATGAGCATCTTCTGCCGATGCACCCGCTGCAGTCGGAAGCGCTGTTGCTCGATCCCGATATTCAGGCACTGATCGGGGAGGGGAGGCTGCGCCACCTAGGCCCTGCCGGACCGACCTTCACCGCTACCTCCTCGGTGCGCACGGTCTACGGCGTCGATGCCGATTGGATGCTTAAATTCTCGCTCCCTGTCCGCATTACCAACTCCGTGCGGCTGAACCGGCGTCAGGAGCTTGAGGCGGGAGTGGCCATGGCGAAGCTGATCGATCGCATCGGTTTTGCCGAGCGTTCCCGCAATTTCCGCATCATCCAGGACCCGGCCTATATCACCCTCGACCTGCCCGACCGCAGCGAAAGCGGTTTCGAAGTCATCCTGCGGGAGAACCCTTTTGCCGGTGGGAAGGGCAGGGGCATCGTGACCGTTGCTGCCTTGACGGCCGATCCGCTTCCGGGCCGGGCTTCCCGGCTCGAATGGCTGGTTCGGACGCTCGCCGCACGCATCGGCGAAACGCTGGCGGATGCCGCACTTCTTTGGTTCCGCCACTATCTCGACTGCGCCGTCGAGCCGCTGGTCCGCCTCTATGACGATTATGGCATCGCGCTCGAGGCGCATCAGCAGAACAGTCTGCTGGACGTCGGCAACGGCTACCCCTTAGCCAGCTACTATCGCGACAATCAGGGCTTCTACCTCTCGGAGCGCTATCGCAGTCTGATCGTCAGCCACGTTCCCGAGACGCAAACGATCGCGTCGCTCTATTTTGCCGACAGCGAGATCCGTGATCGCTTCGCCTACTACCTGATCGTCAACCAGGCCTTTTCGGTCGTCAGCCGCATGGGCCATGACGGGCTCTGCGACGAGGGTCTGTTGCTGCGCGAACTGCGCCTGCACCTGGAGCGCTATGCCGCCCGGATGACCGGTGCCGGTCGGGATTTCGCGCGCCATGTGCTCGACCTGCCGACGATCGCCTCCAAGGCCAACCTGACGACCCGCCTCTACGACGTGGACGAGCTGCAATCCAATAACGCGCCGACGCTCTACCGCCCCGTGCCCAACCCGCTGCGGCTGCCGGCCGTCCTGACGCTGCCGAGGATCGATCATGCCATTGCCTCTTGA
- a CDS encoding IucA/IucC family protein — MPLPLDLPGRSDERVLRQLVAALLFEGIVDAGKHVRDDMVEFQWSLGGRDYRCRGAIGPFARLRLVPNSVEMREGADSWVAPPLAQLISALPGSGPTRGKLLNELLQTIAFCRWNERHLAGRPRRMMTFAELEGALDEGHPYHPCFKARSGFTFTDHAAYGPEAGDSFQLVWLLVARKHLRQALPSDEDAFWQAELGAETWAHLCASRERLDVSPGDFGLVPLHPWQWRELGETLRPGWIAAGEAHYLGTVGDRYTATQSVRSLLNQNRPHAASLKLPLNIVNTSSRRTLEPHSVCTAPVISRWIAGIVAGDPAFSAHYPLTILQEYAGIIADGDGPLAGQVAAIWRESAEAKLAAGEAVIPFNALMMVEADGRPFADDWIRRFGLMPWLNRLIEVAVLPVWHLLVHHGLAVEAHGQNMLLVHRDGWPVRLILRDFHESIEFSPGFLREPDKAPDFLSLHPVYRDAESDQFYWTDNLASLRELAMDTLFVYNLSEISHLFDHCYDLPEPLFWQRVQSVLAAYESEHGASDRLAALGCDHSRILTESLMTRKLLATKPEYHHTVPNTLAAKTLQRRRKS; from the coding sequence ATGCCATTGCCTCTTGATCTCCCGGGACGATCGGACGAGCGGGTGCTTCGCCAACTCGTCGCCGCGCTGCTGTTCGAAGGCATCGTCGACGCCGGCAAGCACGTCCGGGACGACATGGTTGAGTTTCAGTGGTCGCTCGGTGGTCGCGACTATCGCTGCCGCGGCGCCATCGGCCCCTTCGCGCGGCTTCGCTTGGTACCGAATTCGGTAGAGATGCGTGAAGGCGCGGACAGCTGGGTTGCACCACCGCTGGCGCAGCTGATCTCGGCCCTGCCGGGTAGCGGCCCCACGCGCGGCAAACTGCTTAACGAGCTCTTGCAGACCATCGCCTTCTGCCGGTGGAACGAGCGCCATCTCGCCGGGCGGCCCCGACGCATGATGACCTTCGCGGAACTCGAGGGCGCGCTGGATGAGGGGCACCCGTACCACCCCTGTTTCAAGGCGCGCAGCGGCTTTACCTTTACCGATCATGCTGCCTACGGTCCGGAAGCGGGCGACAGCTTCCAGCTCGTCTGGTTGCTGGTGGCGCGCAAGCATCTGCGGCAGGCCCTGCCCAGCGACGAGGATGCCTTCTGGCAGGCCGAACTCGGAGCGGAAACATGGGCGCATCTCTGCGCGTCGCGAGAACGGCTTGATGTTTCGCCAGGTGATTTCGGCCTCGTTCCCCTGCATCCCTGGCAATGGCGCGAACTTGGCGAGACATTGCGACCTGGCTGGATTGCTGCCGGCGAGGCCCACTATCTCGGCACAGTAGGCGACCGCTACACGGCAACCCAGTCGGTGCGCTCTCTCCTCAACCAGAACCGTCCGCATGCCGCCAGCCTCAAGCTGCCGCTCAACATCGTCAACACCTCGTCGCGGCGAACGCTGGAGCCGCATTCGGTCTGCACCGCGCCGGTGATTTCGCGCTGGATCGCCGGGATCGTGGCCGGCGATCCGGCCTTTTCCGCGCACTATCCCCTGACCATCCTGCAGGAATATGCCGGCATCATTGCAGACGGTGACGGCCCCCTGGCGGGGCAGGTGGCGGCGATCTGGCGCGAGAGTGCCGAAGCCAAGCTTGCGGCCGGCGAAGCGGTGATCCCGTTCAATGCGCTGATGATGGTGGAGGCGGACGGGCGGCCCTTCGCCGACGATTGGATCAGGCGTTTCGGCCTCATGCCCTGGCTCAACCGGCTCATCGAAGTCGCAGTCCTGCCCGTCTGGCACCTGCTCGTCCATCATGGTCTCGCGGTCGAGGCGCACGGGCAGAACATGCTGCTCGTCCATCGTGATGGCTGGCCGGTCAGGCTCATCCTGCGCGATTTCCACGAGAGCATCGAGTTCTCACCGGGCTTCCTGCGCGAGCCGGACAAGGCGCCGGATTTCCTGTCGCTGCACCCCGTCTACAGGGACGCCGAATCCGACCAGTTCTACTGGACGGACAATCTGGCTTCGCTGCGCGAATTGGCGATGGACACGCTGTTCGTCTACAATCTCAGCGAAATCTCCCATCTTTTCGACCACTGCTACGACCTGCCGGAACCACTATTCTGGCAGCGGGTCCAAAGCGTGCTTGCCGCCTATGAGAGCGAGCACGGGGCGAGCGACCGACTGGCCGCGCTCGGCTGCGATCACTCCCGCATTCTCACCGAATCCCTGATGACGAGGAAGCTCCTCGCGACCAAGCCCGAGTACCACCACACGGTGCCGAACACCTTGGCTGCGAAAACGCTTCAACGAAGGAGAAAGTCATGA
- a CDS encoding AMP-binding protein produces MIRIDDRLYDESYFSETSARLATEIGLTQRDIGRYAVCFSETVDWLSLFFAIRKAGASVLPIHPGTPYPAARKLAIGAGCDRFFYNSLTAEVLDGPAAEPEPGTLLQMSSGTTGAPKCVARSWAEIDVEIASYVRTFREPEDMTPVIACPTTHSYGLICGILVALKRGQTPVIVDTANPKYLLKVLRDTERPLLYSSPAILHTLARLLPAGERIHATMTSGTLLPDPWFADIRAKSRFMFQQYGCSESGCIAINPDVAAAGDMGFVLPHHSAETGSSAEGAAEIIVRNGDGIAIHTRDLGYRRTDGMLVFVSRMDDMINVSGLNVYPKDVEDAAMAMPAITDAVAFRKSDRFAGERVALLFSADQAIEPQAVREWCSRHLAGHQLPMEILQVDAVPRQANGKISRRDVAARHMAGEFNRSMAGAAS; encoded by the coding sequence ATGATCCGCATCGATGACAGGCTCTACGACGAGAGCTATTTCAGCGAAACATCGGCACGGCTGGCCACGGAGATCGGCCTTACGCAGCGCGACATCGGCCGCTATGCCGTCTGCTTCTCGGAAACCGTCGATTGGCTGTCTCTGTTTTTCGCGATCCGCAAGGCAGGCGCGAGCGTTTTGCCGATTCATCCGGGCACGCCCTATCCGGCTGCCCGCAAGCTTGCGATCGGTGCCGGCTGTGATCGGTTCTTCTACAACAGCCTGACCGCCGAAGTTCTCGATGGGCCCGCCGCGGAGCCGGAGCCGGGAACGCTGCTGCAGATGAGCTCGGGGACAACCGGTGCGCCGAAATGCGTCGCACGCAGCTGGGCGGAGATCGACGTCGAAATCGCAAGCTACGTCCGCACCTTCCGCGAACCGGAGGACATGACGCCGGTCATCGCCTGCCCGACCACGCATTCCTATGGCCTGATCTGCGGCATTCTGGTGGCGCTGAAGCGCGGCCAGACGCCGGTCATCGTAGACACCGCGAACCCGAAGTATCTCTTGAAGGTGCTGCGCGATACAGAGCGGCCGCTGCTCTATTCATCGCCGGCGATCCTGCACACGCTGGCGCGGCTGCTGCCCGCGGGCGAGCGCATCCATGCGACGATGACTTCGGGCACGTTGCTTCCCGATCCGTGGTTTGCCGATATCCGCGCGAAAAGCCGGTTCATGTTCCAGCAATATGGCTGCTCGGAATCCGGCTGCATCGCCATCAACCCGGATGTCGCCGCCGCGGGCGACATGGGCTTCGTTCTGCCGCACCATTCCGCCGAAACTGGCAGCAGCGCAGAGGGTGCCGCCGAGATCATCGTCCGCAACGGCGACGGCATCGCAATTCATACCCGAGACCTCGGTTACCGCCGCACCGACGGCATGCTGGTCTTCGTCTCGCGCATGGACGACATGATCAATGTCTCCGGTCTCAATGTCTATCCGAAGGATGTTGAGGACGCCGCCATGGCGATGCCTGCGATCACCGATGCCGTTGCCTTCCGCAAGAGTGACCGCTTCGCCGGTGAGCGCGTCGCGCTGCTCTTCAGCGCCGACCAGGCGATCGAGCCGCAGGCGGTGCGGGAATGGTGCAGCCGCCATCTCGCCGGCCACCAGCTGCCGATGGAGATTCTGCAGGTCGATGCAGTTCCCCGTCAGGCGAACGGCAAGATCAGCCGCCGCGACGTTGCGGCGCGGCACATGGCCGGTGAATTCAACAGGTCTATGGCAGGTGCTGCATCATGA